A single region of the Silene latifolia isolate original U9 population chromosome 8, ASM4854445v1, whole genome shotgun sequence genome encodes:
- the LOC141594622 gene encoding uncharacterized protein LOC141594622, whose translation MAVNECLSLYVDFNTIEPTLRNQIIVRPEAKQLWTDIKTRFCQINEARIYQLQSDLLTCRQGPTESLVAYYGRMITIWNALLEHDALPPCSCSFCPCDWKLVITARREKEKVRIFLMGIDDRFASIRSQILGISPLPSLDLIYNRLLQDEGIRNLSSLKSDSTPDAMAFATRYSQACKRPGHSLKFCYLVTGKFPESWGDRPRDRIYIDPNATDLSNAIFVPDPRRKNSTDQTKQSVSGPSPKAHMASTSIASMPPDTSSSHPPLAQFDKLNLNNLTPRELEELGTLWQAHKSDQANERLNVSNLLMDSTLTIQFSHNLCLIQDRISKTVIGAGEQHEGLYYLTGVRQDKATACMADPPDSVELWH comes from the exons ATGGCAGTCAACGAATGCCTTAGTCTCTATGTGGATTTTAATACCATCGAACCTACCTTGCGCAATCAGATCATAGTTCGTCCCGAAGCGAAACAACTTTGGACAGACATCAAGACACGTTTCTGTCAAATTAACGAGGCCAGAATTTATCAATTGCAGTCCGATCTTTTAACATGTCGCCAGGGACCGACTGAATCCTTAGTTGCATATTATGGTCGGATGATTACTATCTGGAATGCTCTGTTGGAACACGATGCACTTCCGCCATGTTCTTGCTctttttgtccttgtgattgGAAACTTGTTATCACGGctagaagagaaaaagaaaaggtaCGTATCTTCTTAATGGGAATTGATGATAGGTTTGCTAGCATACGTTCCCAGATTCTAGGAATCTCTCCCCTGCCTTCTTTAGATTTGATATATAATCGTCTTTTGCAAGACGAGGGCATCAGAAATTTATCTTCTCTTAAGTCTGACTCTACACCTGATGCTATGGCATTTGCTACTCGCTATTCTCAAG CTTGTAAGAGACCTGGCCATAGTTTGAAATTTTGCTATCTTGTTACGGGAAAATTTCCCGAGTCATGGGGAGACCGTCCGCGGGATCGTATCTATATAGACCCTAATGCGACAGACTTGAGTAATGCTATTTTCGTCCCCGACCCGCGCCGAAAGAACTCCACGGATCAGACGAAACAGTCTGTTTCTGGGCCGTCACCAAAAGCACATATGGCTTCTACATCTATTGCTTCCATGCCCCCTGATACGTCCTCCTCCCATCCCCCTCTTGCTCAATTTGACAAGCTTAATCTCAACAATTTGACTCCACGTGAATTGGAAGAGCTGGGTACCCTCTGGCAGGCTCACAAATCTGACCAAGCAAATGAACGTCTCAATG TTTCAAATCTTCTTATGGATAGTACTCTCACCATTCAATTTTCTCACAATTTATGTCTTATTCAGGACCGTATCTCGAAGACGGTGATTGGTGCGGGTGAGCAACACGAGGGGCTCTACTACCTCACAGGTGTTAGACAAGATAAAGCCACAGCATGTATGGCCGATCCTCCGGATTCTGTTGAACTCTGGCACTGA